The genomic stretch tgcctTTTCTTCCTCTTGAGTTAGAGATAAAAACGTGGTTATTCCCCTTTACCACTAAAGCCTATGTTCCTTTGGTCgcagggtgtgtgtatgtaactttctttctttctttctttatttggtgtttaacgtcgttttcaaccattcaaggttatatcgcgacgggtatGTAACTTGAGTAAACTCATCTGAAATACTTTCAACTAGGCACGTATGCCCACATACAGCATAAAGCCTGGGACTCTGTAAAcgcaggactctgagacgtttgcaagaacccagtcctttATGGAAGAAGATGACTTTAAAGACTCCTTCTTGTGAAAATGGTTTGGATCAGCATCTCAGATCAGGTCGggcgccccccgcgggttagggggagtcccatattggttgggacgagaaagaatttacccgatgctccccagcatgtcgtaagaggcgactaacggattctgtttctccttttacccttgttaagtgtttcttgtatagaatatagtcaatttttgtaaagattttagtcaagcagtatgtaagaaatgttaagtccttttactggaaacttgcattctcccagtaaggtaatacattgtacattgtgctatgggactgggtggccgagtggtaacgtacttgcgctcggaagcgagaggttgcgagtttgaccctgggtcagggcgttagcaattttctcccccctttcctaaccttggtggtgggttcaagtgctagtctttcggatgagacgaaaaaccgaggttccttcgtgtacactatattggggtgtgcacgttaaagatcccatgattgacaaaagggtctttcctggcaaaattgtataggcatagataaaaatgtccatcaaatacccatgtgacttggaataaaggccgtgaaaggtgaatgctcgccctaataggcttgaggtttgctggtcaatgtgaatgcgtgatatattgtgtaaaaaattccatctcacacggcagtaATATtataaagcgcattgagcatatatatgattatgcgctatagcaaatgtccattattattatgttgcaagcccctttctttctttatttggtgtttaacgtcgttttcaaccacgaaggttatatcgcgacgagttgcaagcccctggagcaaatttttgattagtgcttttgtgaacaagaaacaattgacaagtggctctatcccatctccccccttcccccgtcgcgatataaccttcgtggatgaaaacgacgttaaacaccaaatacagaaagaaagaaaaaagtttaaaaaattgttaaaaaaaagttaataaggcgacccccttttttctttgcacagatgtgtttgtttgtttgtttgcttaacgcccagtcgaccacgaagggccatatcagggcggtgtgtTAATAATGCttcctgtgcacaaaatgtgtaatggattCAAGCTGCGGTTTAAACACACTAATAActccttaagtgtttcttgtatagaatatagtttttgaaattgaatgtaactaaaacaaaagtaatgaTTTTCTCAAGAGGGAAAGTAAGAAAAGTTCCGACATTTACATTCAATGGTCGGAAACTTGATATTGTGTATGATTTTCAATACCTGGGTATTAAATTTAGCTACAATGGTAAATTTACTGTTGCACAGAAGAATTTGTATGACCGTGCCTCCAAGGCCATGTTTGCTTTATTACGTAAAACTAGAAAACTGTTTTTGCCTCTTGATGTCCAAATTGACCTCTTTGAAAAAACTGTGGTCCCTATTTTACTTTACGGTTCTGAAGTATGGTGCCCTTACATGTCTGATCTAGCTAACAAATTACAGATACGATTTTTTAAGATGATTTTGAAAGTTGGCaaatcaacaccaacaaacatggttttgggtgaattaggtcagttccctgtaagtattcaagcgaaatgtcgtatgttgaatttttggtacaaacttgcattttctaatggttctgacaaactttcttgtgtgacatatcgttttttgtttaaaatgtatgaatctggtgtatacaagtcaaaatttttgctttctgtccatggtgttctgaatgagttaggctttagtgatttttggcacaatcaaactatcgataatgtaacggatggtggttattttaatactttcaaagcactgatgaaaaataggctacaagaccaatttgtccaaacctggcattcagaaataaataacaatgagttttattataattatagaatgtataaagagaattttgagtttgaaaagtacttgtccatcctgccggttaatttagcaaacgctgttttaaaatttagaacactgaatcataaattgcctatacaaaaaggtaggactcttggtattcccagacaagacagaatctgtcacaaatgttcatcaggtgaccttggggacgagttccattatatttttgtatgtcctttttttaccaattatagaaaacagttgttacggtgctattattatgcccgccccaattcagttaaattcagagagcttttttccactacaaaaaagagtttattgctaaaactcgcaaagttcatgacacttgtcatggactgtttgagaagcgagtaaaatttaattatcttttagctttatactccgttatctgttttgtgttgtttgtaatagtatttttgtccttatgttaactcacccatcacccccccccctcccccttccccccatttcccatagtaaagaaatgtatgtaatcactttgcacttgtagtgttttattattattattattattattattattattattattattattattattattatttattattattattgttgaattgtttcttgtattgtttttgctctccctcacccctcaactcccttttctctacatagtctgatttctttttgttttagttccttttatttggtgttgaatgaaatgtgtttttattgtgttttttaattttccatgtaccctcacggggtttttatcggaataaataaaacttgtcttgtcttgtcaatagtcaaagattttagtcaagcagtatgtaagaaatttaagtcctttgtactggaaacttgcattctcccagtaaggtaatattgtactacgttgcaagtttttgattagtgcttttgtgaacaaaaaacaattgacaagtagCTCTAtaccatctcccccctttccccgtcgcgatataaccttcgtggttgaaaacgacgttaaacaccaaataaataaataaataaataaataaaagtggctttatcccatctctccccttccctccgtcgcgatatgacCTTCgcggttaaaaacgacgttaaacaccaattaacaacaaaaacatctcCTCTTTTCTTTAAAGAAGAAAAGCGTTCTGTctttgggagagagagggagagagagagagagagagagagagagagagagagagagagagagagagagagagagagagagagagagagagagagagagagagagagagagagagagagagagagagagagggaggggagggggaagagagagagagatgggcggggatatagctcagttggtagcgcgctggatttgtattcagttggccgctgtcagcgtgagttcgatcccaggttcggcggaaatttatttcacagagtcaactttgtgtgcagactctcttcggtgtccgaacctccccccgtgtacactacattgggtgtgcacgttaaagatcccacgattgacaaaagggtctttcctggcaaaattgcttaggcacagttaataattgtctacctatacccgtgtgacttggaataataggccgtgaaaggtaaatatgcgccgaaatggctgcaatctactggccgtataaaatttcatctcacacggcatcactgcagagcgcctagaactgtacccacggaatatcccgcagtggggcactgcggttatgaaattaaaggcccctcctgtttttggaaccacaggagctttctagtttgctgttaggtagatttttggttcctctttcctgtcatgctctctttttcttcatgaattcttttcttttttctgccttcttgctcattcacctgtattttttccaaaaagctcttctcttgccgcttgtctcgcgattcatgtatagtttaatctgttagtgttctgatgtaagtccagcagtagataggttaagcctattttaacatattggaaactggtaatcttccagtaggtattaatttagttttactaaagcctgctgggacacaagtaatgggttagtgcatttgtaaacaggaatcgcttgacaagtggcccccttcatcccccccttcctcgtcctgatatggctctgcgtagtcggctggacgttaagcaacaaataaacaaacaaacaaacaaacccacggaatatgcgcgatataagactcattgattgattgattgagagagATATGAGAACATCGAATGGTTTATTGTActaaggcgggggggggggggggggggttgtttggGTTGTGAGGAAACCCCACTATTGCCTTATATACCTTCAGAAACATTTTCATCAAGAGACTTACAAAAGATTTTTGAATTTTCTGTTACAGCACCAGCAGGTGAAGATTtcaagacagacaaaacagtcaACGTGCAGATGGAGCATACATCAGAGATACCAACATCGTCCAGTGCTTACAGCgacgttgtttggctgaaacaagaggcaccTGAAGTACCAACATCGTCCAGTGCTGACAGCGACGTTGTTAGACTGAAACAAGAGGCACCTGAAGTACCAACATTGTTCAGTGCTTACAGTGAAGTTATTAGGCAGAAACAAGGGGCAGCAGAAATCCCAATTGATTTTGGAACCATTGCAGACACAGCTTCATTTTCAGAACAAGATTGGGGTACATGTTCAAATGATATCAAGCGTGAAAAAGACGGTGTGGGGGAGGGTGGAGCAAGGCCAGTGATGGAGGTCTCCGACAAGTGCAAAGAGGAGTGTACATGCAATGTGGGGCAGGACTTCAACACTGAGGGATTCCCAGCTGTGACAGAGACCAGCAGTTCAGCGGCTGAAGTCATCCCTGCAACAAGTGTGTATGCGCATGGTGagagttttgtttgtggtgGTGTGGAAGTTGAAGAGGACAGGAAACCAGACATTGCACGTGACTGTGTAACGCAAGCAGCATTTTGTCCTCTGTCTGCAGACTGTTACTGTCAAGTGGAAGTGAAACAAGAGCCAGTAGAACCCACACAACACGTTGAGAGTGTGGAACACGGTGGTAAAGATGAATTTCCTGGTTTGAAGAACAATTTGACAAGATGTGCACTCCCATACAGTAAGAAACGACAATATGTCTGTTCCACGAGTGCAGTTACACATGATTCAAAGCGTCAAGTAAACAATCACATGTTGACAAGAGAAAGACCACATGCCCGCCTTAAATGTACAACAATATTTGGTCAAAAGGGGGgtgtaaacaaacacatgttaacacatacaggagaaaagccacatgcctgtcctcattgttcaaagaaatttgctcagaaACGATATTTGAAGatccacatgttgacacatacaggagaaaagccacacgcCTGTCCTTCTTGCAAAGTAAAATTTGCtcacaaagggactttgaagacccacatgttgacacatacaggagaaaagccacatgcctgtcctcattgtttaAAGAAATTTGCTCACAAAGGgtatttgaagacccacatgttgatacatacaggagaaaagccacatgcctgtccttcttgcaaagtgaaatttgctcacaaagggactttgaagacccacatgttgacacatacaggagaaaagccacatgcctgtcctcattgttcaaagaaatttgctcagaaaggatatttaaagacccacatgttaacacatgcaggagaaaagccacatgcctgtcctcgttgttcaaagaaatttacTCGGAAAGAcaatttgaagacccacatgttgatacatacaggagaaaagccacacgcctgtccttcttgcaaagtgaaatttgctcaaaaagggactttgaagacccacatgttgacacatacagaagaaaagccacatgcctgtcctcattgttcaaagaaatttgctcagaaaggatatttaaagacccacatgttCACACAtgcaggagaaaagccacatgcctgtccgcgttgttcaaagaaatttacTCGGAAAGAcaatttgaagacccacatgttaacacatacaggagaaaagacacatgcctgtcctcattgttcaaagaaatttgctcgcAAAAGGGCtttaaagacccacatgttgacacatacaggagaaaagccacatgcctgtcctaaGAAATTTGCTCTAAAAAAGACTTTAAGgaaccacatgttgacacatacaggagaaatgccacatgcctgtcctcattgtttaAAGAAATGTACTCGGAGAGAGCATTTGAAGactcacatgttgacacatacaggagaaaagccacatgcctgacctggttcaaagaaatttgctcagaaATGGTCTTTGAAGAaccacatgttaacacatacaggagaaaagccacatgcctgtcctcattgtttaAAGAAATTTGCTGTAGAAAGTGATTtcaagacccacatgttgacacatacatgagaaaagccacatgtctGTCCTTATTGCAAAATGTAATTTGCTTGGAAAAGGAATTTAAATACCCACGTTTTGAAACATACAGGAGAAAGGCCACATGTCTGTCCTCAGTGCACAGTAAAGATTGTGCGCCAAAATAGTTTGACAATCCATATATTAACACATACAGgtgaaaagccacatgcctgtccttatTGTACAAAGAAATTTACTCAGAAAGGGCATTTAAAAACCCATGTGTTAAGCCATAAAGGAGAAAACCCACATGCCTGCCCTCATTGTACATGGAAATCTGAGCGGCGATCACGTGATCTGTGTAAAGGAAATTAGTTATCCGAAAAGTGATCCAAGTGAATGTAGAACGTTGGAATTAAATGACAGACATTGATCTGAACGGGGTGGTGGGAACTGGGTGGTTAGCCTCGATTACGATGCTGAGTTTTCACATGTAAGGTGAGGAAAATGCCTGTATGTAAAATTGTGGAGCTGCGAATGTTTACAAAGCTTACACATGTATTCGGAAAAAAGAAAGGCAGTTTGAGGTTGTTTTTTCCCGTCTTTTTATTGAAAACAATGTTTTGCAAAGAAATCATGCATTGCTTCCAaccggctgggcgttaagcaaacaaacaaacaaacaaattgcttCCAACAGTTGCGCTGATTACAAACAAGATTATTTCTGAtgcaatggtgtgtgtgtgtgtgtgtgtgtgtgtgtgtgtgtgtgtgtgtgtgtgtgtgtgtgtgtgtgtgtacttataCATGACGCGAGAGCGTCAAATAATTGACAATAATGATATTATTAATGTCGTAATTTACATTACTTCAGAAACTAAGTTAGATGCGTGGTATTTCCTGTGGTAATAGAAATTGATCTGGGTccgtatgcatgaggaggaagtcagcaacactggaagtagaggcctcttttggaagtgggaactcccgaagtttaactttccaactgttcactatgcatgaacgccggagtggtgacttcgagagtattcggtcaaggtcgtgtacggtaagcttgccaccagagaaacaaatctcatcgagagttcaaaaaggcgaacgttgagcgcactgtagtactaacagcgttattg from Littorina saxatilis isolate snail1 linkage group LG16, US_GU_Lsax_2.0, whole genome shotgun sequence encodes the following:
- the LOC138951391 gene encoding gastrula zinc finger protein XlCGF58.1-like, which codes for MTTGPEGTSVKPPNIRMKRKQPWTVVVKMEHHAVEESSPACSVMETTPSAPAGEDFKTEKAVCVHMERTTGIPTSSSTYSMVMETTPSTPAGEDFKTDKTVNVQMEHTSEIPTSSSAYSDVVWLKQEAPEVPTSSSADSDVVRLKQEAPEVPTLFSAYSEVIRQKQGAAEIPIDFGTIADTASFSEQDWGTCSNDIKREKDGVGEGGARPVMEVSDKCKEECTCNVGQDFNTEGFPAVTETSSSAAEVIPATSVYAHGESFVCGGVEVEEDRKPDIARDCVTQAAFCPLSADCYCQVEVKQEPVEPTQHVESVEHGGKDEFPGLKNNLTRCALPYSKKRQYVCSTSAVTHDSKRQVNNHMLTRERPHARLKCTTIFGQKGGVNKHMLTHTGEKPHACPHCSKKFAQKRYLKIHMLTHTGEKPHACPSCKVKFAHKGTLKTHMLTHTGEKPHACPHCLKKFAHKGYLKTHMLIHTGEKPHACPSCKVKFAHKGTLKTHMLTHTGEKPHACPHCSKKFAQKGYLKTHMLTHAGEKPHACPRCSKKFTRKDNLKTHMLIHTGEKPHACPSCKVKFAQKGTLKTHMLTHTEEKPHACPHCSKKFAQKGYLKTHMFTHAGEKPHACPRCSKKFTRKDNLKTHMLTHTGEKTHACPHCSKKFARKRALKTHMLTHTGEKPHACPKKFALKKTLRNHMLTHTGEMPHACPHCLKKCTRREHLKTHMLTHTGEKPHA